A window of bacterium contains these coding sequences:
- a CDS encoding MATE family efflux transporter gives MKQAPAPDSPEQPEPAVAENGIDLRPDGDIVTEGEESMRPPVSTPVTGETPPRGRVDLTQGHLLRGIVALSWPIVSGAVLNWIMGVADIKMVGSLGPSAIAAVGQSMSIIFTVQFVVFAVATGTQVLVARYTGARQPGRVTEVTRQSIILSFVAGLPMIPIGLLVSRTLLVWLGATGEVLDQGVIYTHAMFWGSVGMMLNFLLASALQGAGDSLTPLLMLVWINVAHIGLEYCMIFGIGPFPAMGVAGAGWAVVITRSLAAAVMLWLLGSGRFAVTVPWRGPWRIDWTIWGKMFYIGTPSSVQGLVRNLGYAVLIGILNRTRGGEFAVAGHVTAGQWSSLGIFVGLSMMTAAMTAVGQNMGARNPQRAERSCWSVVNISSLTSIGLGLLCIVFARPLVGFFTDDPRALFWGHWALIYIAGSLPFATISMAFSGGLRGAGDTLSPLWATLIGTLVIGPGLGWLLALKMGIGPAGVWIGMVASMLAQAVVTGAIFKAGRWKKIEF, from the coding sequence ATGAAGCAAGCCCCTGCCCCGGATTCCCCTGAGCAGCCCGAACCTGCTGTAGCCGAGAACGGCATAGACCTTCGCCCCGATGGCGACATTGTCACCGAGGGGGAGGAGTCCATGCGCCCCCCGGTCTCGACTCCCGTCACCGGCGAGACACCCCCCAGGGGCCGGGTGGACCTGACCCAGGGACACCTGCTGCGCGGCATCGTGGCGCTCTCGTGGCCCATTGTCAGCGGCGCGGTGCTCAACTGGATCATGGGCGTGGCGGACATCAAGATGGTCGGCAGCCTCGGCCCGTCCGCCATCGCCGCCGTCGGCCAGTCCATGAGCATCATCTTCACCGTGCAGTTCGTCGTGTTCGCGGTGGCTACGGGCACGCAGGTGCTGGTGGCCCGGTACACCGGGGCGCGGCAGCCCGGGCGCGTCACCGAAGTGACGCGCCAGTCCATCATCCTGTCGTTCGTGGCCGGCCTCCCCATGATCCCCATCGGGCTGCTGGTGTCGCGGACGCTGCTGGTGTGGCTGGGCGCGACCGGCGAGGTGCTCGACCAGGGCGTCATCTACACTCACGCCATGTTCTGGGGCTCGGTGGGGATGATGCTGAACTTCCTGCTGGCCTCGGCGCTGCAGGGGGCGGGGGATTCGTTGACTCCGCTGCTGATGCTGGTGTGGATCAACGTCGCCCACATCGGCCTGGAGTACTGCATGATCTTCGGGATCGGGCCCTTCCCGGCCATGGGCGTGGCCGGGGCGGGTTGGGCGGTGGTCATCACCCGGAGCCTGGCCGCGGCCGTCATGCTGTGGCTGCTCGGCAGCGGGCGGTTCGCCGTAACGGTGCCGTGGCGCGGCCCGTGGCGCATTGACTGGACCATCTGGGGCAAGATGTTCTACATCGGCACGCCGTCCTCGGTGCAGGGCCTGGTGCGCAACCTGGGCTACGCCGTGCTGATCGGCATCCTCAACCGCACGCGGGGCGGGGAGTTCGCCGTGGCCGGGCATGTGACGGCCGGGCAGTGGAGTTCGCTGGGGATCTTCGTGGGGCTGTCCATGATGACCGCGGCCATGACAGCCGTGGGTCAGAACATGGGGGCGCGCAACCCGCAGCGTGCCGAGCGCAGTTGCTGGTCGGTGGTCAACATCTCGTCGCTGACCTCGATCGGCCTGGGCCTGCTGTGCATCGTGTTCGCACGCCCACTGGTGGGCTTCTTCACCGACGACCCACGCGCGCTGTTCTGGGGCCACTGGGCGCTGATCTACATCGCGGGATCGCTGCCCTTCGCGACGATCTCCATGGCCTTCTCCGGCGGCCTGCGGGGGGCGGGCGACACCCTCAGCCCCCTGTGGGCCACGCTGATCGGGACGCTGGTGATCGGACCGGGGCTGGGCTGGCTGCTGGCCCTGAAGATGGGGATCGGCCCGGCCGGGGTGTGGATCGGCATGGTAGCCTCGATGCTTGCGCAGGCCGTCGTGACCGGCGCGATCTTCAAGGCCGGGCGGTGGAAGAAGATCGAGTTCTAG
- a CDS encoding secondary thiamine-phosphate synthase enzyme YjbQ, with translation MPTHQLTLSTGSRRQIVDITSQVAAAIAAAGDGLACISVPHCTCAVYVNENESGLVQDTLALMDKLSQGAWRHDRIDSNADAHLAATLIGNAVCLPIQSGKLVLGTWQRVMLVELDGPRRRTVHVTVV, from the coding sequence ATGCCCACCCACCAACTGACCCTCAGCACGGGTAGCCGCCGCCAGATCGTGGACATCACGTCACAGGTCGCCGCCGCCATCGCCGCCGCCGGCGACGGCCTCGCGTGTATCTCCGTGCCGCACTGCACCTGTGCGGTGTATGTGAACGAGAATGAGTCGGGGCTGGTGCAGGATACGCTGGCCCTGATGGACAAGCTGAGCCAGGGCGCGTGGCGGCATGACCGCATTGACAGCAACGCCGACGCCCATCTGGCGGCCACTCTCATCGGCAACGCGGTGTGTCTGCCCATCCAGTCGGGGAAGCTCGTGCTGGGGACGTGGCAGCGTGTCATGCTGGTGGAGTTGGACGGCCCGCGCCGCCGGACCGTGCATGTGACTGTAGTCTAG